One window of Quercus robur chromosome 5, dhQueRobu3.1, whole genome shotgun sequence genomic DNA carries:
- the LOC126727566 gene encoding uncharacterized protein LOC126727566 isoform X5 produces MGADSNELKFHICVPWDTYVLRTPKPHHGEWMETFDLTFLSYVNDALEKALPEELVKSLKEEGSLKAGSIRVEVDVEEIDYERLKLKKISFVLEEQVSEMKDFKGKRGLYLEGSIIWVYMEEVDLEEVDYEGLKQKISLVLKERIITMKDLKEQRARELRPEAIARKELQEKCSRMFAEFQEKMETNTC; encoded by the coding sequence ATGGGAGCCGACTCTAACGAACTCAAGTTCCACATTTGCGTGCCTTGGGATACTTATGTTTTGAGAACACCTAAGCCACATCATGGAGAGTGGATGGAGACTTTTGACTTGACTTTTCTCTCATACGTGAATGACGCATTGGAGAAAGCCCTGCCAGAGGAGCTAGTGAAATCTTTGAAGGAGGAGGGATCATTGAAGGCGGGATCAATCCGGGTCGAGGTGGATGTGGAAGAAATAGATTATGAAAGGCTAAAGCTGAAGAAAATTTCTTTCGTGTTGGAAGAGCAGGTTAGTGAAATGAAAGATTTTAAGGGGAAGAGAGGATTGTATTTGGAGGGATCAATCATCTGGGTATATATGGAAGAGGTGGATCTAGAAGAAGTAGACTATGAAGGGCTAAAGCAGAAAATTTCTTTGGTGTTGAAAGAGCGGATTATAACAATGAAAGATTTGAAGGAGCAGAGAGCAAGGGAGCTACGTCCAGAAGCAATAGCTCGGAAAGAGCTACAGGAGAAATGCTCTCGCATGTTTGCAGAATTCCAAGAGAAGATGGAGACAAATACCTGCTAG